The following DNA comes from Marispirochaeta aestuarii.
CGGCCAGGACTTCGAAATCCCCGTGTATATCGGTATCGTCGGGCTGGCGGTGGGAATCTCGTCCCTGTCCATCATTTTTCTCGGATACCTCTCCTCCATCTTCGGGCTCGGGGTAATCTTCTGGTTTTCCCTGGGAGCCTCCGTCCTGAGTCTTGGAATTTTCACCACAGTTACCGAGCCGAGAAAACACCGGCCACCCACGGTTGTGGACGCGCGGTGATCAACAGGAAAACACGGCTTAGCTCCATTCTCATGGTCTTTCCCCTTGACACCTTTCCGCTGAACCTGATCTAGTAACTGGCCATGACGGATGCTCAAACCGACCCTGGACAACTGAAGAAACTCCTCCCCCACACCATGGGCGCAGAGCGGTATCGCCTTTCTCGGCGCCTGTCCAATGCCGGCAAGGACCCGCAGCGCCTGGAGGAGGCTGCACTCGGGATACTCGAGTCCGTTGAACAGAGACGCCGGAGAGCCGAAGGACTGCCCGCGCCGGACTACCCGGAGGAGCTTCCCATTACGGCCCGGAAGGATGAAATCGTCGCAGCCATACAAAGGAACCAGGTGATCATTCTCTCAGGAGAAACAGGCTCAGGCAAATCGACCCAGATACCGAAAATGTGCCTGGAAGCCGGCCGGGGCATCGACGGCCAGGTAGGCTGCACCCAGCCCCGTCGTATCGCCGCCCTGAGCCTGGCATCCAGGGTTGCCGAGGAACTTGGGGACGGAGAAAAAAAATGGGTCTCCAGCAAGATCCGCTTTCAGGAATCCGGCTCCGACGATGCCTATATAAAGTTCATGACCGATGGAATCCTGCTGGCGGAGACCCAGTCGGACCGCTTTCTGAACCGATATGACACCCTGATTATCGACGAGGCCCATGAACGGAGCCTGAATATCGACCTGATCCTCGGCATTCTGCGGAAACTGCTCAAAAAACGCCGGGATCTCAAGCTGATTATAACCTCCGCCACAATCGACACGGAAAAGTTCTCCGCTGCCTTTGACGGAGCCCCGATCTTTGAGGTCTCCGGAAGAACCTACCCGGTGGAGGTGATCTACCAGCCTCAGACCGGCGAATCCGAGGATCTCTCTTATGTGGAACAGGCGGTGGCTGCGGTTGAGAATATCTGTCGGACAAGCCGCGACGGAGACGTCCTTGTCTTCATGCCCACCGAGGCGGACATCCGGGAAACCTGCGACGGTATCGAAGGTCTGGGAATATCTTCCCTGACGGTGCTTCCTCTTTTTGCCAGGCTTACCTCCGCCGCCCAGAGCAGAATCTTCGCCACCCACGCAGGACGCAAGGTGGTCGTCGCCACCAACGTGGCGGAGACCTCCATAACCATTCCGGGAATTGTCTACGTTGTGGACACCGGCCTGGCCCGGATTTCAACCTATTCCCCCGCCTCGCGAACCACCGCCCTGCCGGTTTCGCCGATATCCCGCTCCTCCGCGGACCAGCGCAAGGGACGGGCAGGACGGGTCCGGCCGGGGGTCTGTATACGGCTCTACCCGGAAGAGGATTACCAGAGCCGTGAGGAGTTCACCAGACCGGAGATTCTCAGAGACAATCTGGCGGATGTAATCCTGCGCATGGTGTCCCTGCGCCTTGGGGATGTGGAGGATTTTCCCTTTATCGACAAACCCTCGACCCGACACTTAAGCGACGGAATCGGCATTCTCCGGGAGCTCGGGGCAGTTACCCGGGACAGGCAGGGAGGTCTGCAGCTGACCCGCCACGGCCGCCTGATGGCCCGGCTGCCCCTTGACCCGCGCTTTTCCAGAATGCTTATTGAAGCAGCCGAGCAGGGCATTCTGCGGGATGCAGCGGTCATTGTATCGGTACTGACCATCCAGGACCCCCGGGACAGGCCCCAGGGGGAGGAAGACAAGGCCGATTCGGCCCACAGGAAGTTCCATGATCAGGAGTCGGACTTTGTAAGCCTTCTGAATATCTGGGAAGAGTACCACCAGGTATGGCGACAGGTACGCAGCCAGGGCAGGATGCGCAAATACTGCAGCCAGAACTACCTGAGCTATCGCCGCATGAAGGAGTGGCGGGATATTCACCTGCAGGTTACCTCCCTGTTGAAGGAACAGGGCTACGAGATCAAAACACCCGATATAAGCAGAAAACCGGAGAAAAAGGGAGAACCCTCCCCCTGGTACACAGCTTTGCATATATCCATTCTGACAGGGCTGCTCTCCAATATTGCGGAGAAAAAGGAAAAAAACATCTATACCGCCGCCAGGAATCGGGAAGCGATGATCTTTCCAGGCTCCGGTCTCTTCGGGAACGGTCCCGGATGGCTGGTAGCAGCCGAGATGGTCAGGACCAGCCGGCTGTTCGCCCGGACCTGCGCCGGGATTGAACCCGCCTGGCTTGAACGGATAGCCACCGGACAGTGCAGCTACAGCTATCATGGAGCAACCTGGGCGGAAAAACAGATGGAGGTCACTGCGGTGGAGCAGGTACGCCTCTACGGACTCCTGATAAACCCCGGACGGACCGTCGCCTACGGAAAAATCAATCCCGGGGAGGCCTCGGACATCTTTATCCGGGAAGGAATCATGGAGGGGAGGTACGACTTTCGCCGGATACACCGGATTCTCCCGGTCCTAGAAAAAAACAGAAACACCCTTAAGGGAATCCTCAAACTGGAGGAGAAACTGCGACGACGGGACATCTACTGCGGCGACGAGGAGCTCTTCCGATTTTATCGGGAGAGGATTCCCCGGGAGGTGTACGATTTCAAGGGCCTTGAGAAGTACCTGAAAGAGAGCGGGGAGGGAATCAGGAAACTGGAACTCTCCCGGGAAGATATCATGCTCTACAATCCGGACAGCGAAATCCTGGAACGTTTTCCCTCAGAGGCAGTAATCGATGGTCATCGTATAGACCTCGAATATGTATTTGATCCCCAGCGCCCGGAAGACGGGGTCACCGCCCTTATTCCGGAGCGCATAAGCCGTGATCTGACAACCCCTGTATTCGACTGGCTGGTTCCTGGACTTTTCGAGGAGAAGGTCAGCACCCTCATGAAAGGGCTGCCCAAGGAGTACCGCCGACGCCTCGCTCCGGTCTCGGAGAGCGCCGGAAGAGTTGCCCGGAACATACCCCGGAATACCCGGGAACGGCTCGTAGTAGCTCTGAGCCGCTATATTCAGGAGGACTTCGGCTTTCTTATCCCCGAATCCGCCTGGGACGAAGAGTCCCTGCCCCCCCATTTGAAAATGCGCTTTACCGTTGTTGATGCCCGGGGCAGGAGACTGACGGAAGGCCGGGACAGGGAAGTCCTGACCTCTGCGGGGCCCTCGAAGCATTTAACCGGCAGCCTGGACCGGCTGAAGCGCTCCTGGGAGATCGAGGAACTGCGGATCTGGGACTTCGATGAGATTCCCGAACGGGTGGAGGGAGACGACGGGCTCCCCGCTTTCCCGGCCCTTACGCCCGAAGGGACGCAGGTCGCCCTGCGGCTCTATTTAAGTGCCGAGGAGGCTGCAGGAATCCACCCCGACGGGGTGGCCCTTCTTGTCTACCGCTCCTTCTCCGATATTCTCAAGACCTTCCGCCATGAGTTCATGCTCGGTAAAGAGTATCAGATGAAAGTGCTGCCCTTCGGCGGTCTCGAGAGCTTTAACGAGGGGGTCTGGCGATCCCTGACCATGAGACTCTTCCGTCGCAGCATACGGAGCAGGTCCGAATATCAGGAGTTCTCCGAGTGGATAAAGCCGCGACTCTACTCGGAACTGAAGGAGCTCTATCAGCCGGTATTGAGTGTCCTGGAGGAATACGCCCAGGTGCGGGAGTGCCTGTCCCGCCTTGAGACCAGGGAAGGCTCCAGGAAGGGGGTCAAAAGGTTCCTGTCGGTCCGGCGCAAAGAGCTTGAAAACCTTGTGCCCAGAGAGTTTTACCGACTCTATGACAAGGAGGAGCTCAAAGAGGTTCCCCGCTTTCTCAGGGCCCTGAAAACCCGCATCGAGAAGGGGGCTGTAAACCCGGCGGCGGACACCGAAAAAGCTTTCGCGCTTATCCCCTACCTCAGCTGGTACAGGGAGACCAGGGATCTCCTGAAGGAGAGGAGCGGAATGAGCTATGCAAAGCGTCAGGCCTTGAAGGAGTACCGCTGGGCCCTGGAGGAGTATAAAATTCAGCTTTTTGCCCAGGAAATGGGTACCCGGATAAAGATAAGCCCACAGCGCCTAGACAAGCGTATCAGGACCATCGAGGAGATGCTCTGAACTGTCCCTCACCCCGCAGACTGTCGATGTTTCTCTCGGAGATATCATTGATTGAGTTGATCACACTCCTCATGTTGCCGAGCATTTCATCCATGGAAGCCTGAGAGGCATGCATATCCGCAGCCATATCCTTCAGCTCGGACAGGGAATCGGTTACCTGTGTCCCGCCGACGGACATCTCGTCCATTGCCATGATTACCTCGCTGATACTGTCGGCAACTCCCTGTATATGATGGATCATTTCGTTGATACTCTCCCCTGTTTTCTGGGAAACGCTGGAGGTATTCCGGATTTCACTGATGATATCCTTCAATGTTCCGGATATTGTCGTCGAGTTCCGGTGAGACGTCACGGACAGACGACGGACCTCGGAGGCGACAATCGCAAAGCCCCTCCCCGCTGCACCGGCATGGGCCGCTTCGATGGCGGCGTTTATGGACAGTATGTTCGTATTGTCCGCGGCATCATTGAGGACTGCAATCAGATTGTCTATATCCTCAATGGAATCCACTACCCTCTCGATTGATTCCACCGTATCCGTCATGTCTTTCCTGCCCGATCTGGCCAGATCGACAAGATTCACGATGGCATTCTGTTTCTCCTGAGATTTTCTGGTGGTATTTCTTATGGAAGATATCATCTGTTCGATAACTGCCGAAGACTGCAGAATGAAGCTGTGCTGACTCTCGAACTTCCTGCGGACGTTTTCCATTAAACCCTCGATGCTGTTGATCAGTTCACGGGAATGCAGGATTTCCTCATGCAGGCGCGTGGAAATACCGGCGGTGTTCTCCTGAGATTCGACAATCATTCGTGTTTGATAGTGATGACAGTTTTCTGCTTTATTCAGACCGTTGAGAATTGCGGTTGCCATCATTTCACAACTGTTATATCCGCAGGCAGCGCAATTCAGAACATCCTTGACCGTAGTTTTTTTCATATCCGCATATATTTTCTGTAATTGCTCAGCGTCGGGGTACCGCAGCTGCATGTTGGAGGATAAATCACGGTAGCCGCGATCATAGAGTCCGGATTTCCAGTAGGTTTTAACGACTTTGCGAATCTTCCTTGTTATCCCTTTGTCGCCTTTCAGCAACGTCGGTTTGTATTTCCGCCGAGCTGCTTCCATGCGTTTTTGGATGGAATATTCGACTTCATCAACAATTTTATCGCGATCAGGGGTTCCGGGACCTCCGTTACAGCCGGAACTGCAATTCAGACAGTCCACAAGCAGAGGGTTATATCCCTTCTTCAGCGCATGATGAAGAGTCTTGAAATATGGATAGACCGTCTCGGGCCCTTCGATTTTCCGTATTCTCTTGACAAGCCCGGGACGTTCGCGTTCGACGGTACGCATCAGGCCGCCGGGCGACGAGAACAGGACCGCCCGCTCAGGCAGCGGACCGGCGAAATCAAGCTCCGGATATTTGGAGAGGTCAATCTTTTTTCGGTCCAGATAGGCCCGGATACCGGTAAAGGTCACATTATAGTCACCCATTCCGGTCTCCTCAAACTCACGTTTCTTCGCTATGCAGGGCGAAAGAACCGCAACGGCGTGGTCCTTGTATTCAGGGTAGAATTCACGAATCATGGCTATGGTATGAAGCATGGGACTCTGTGCAGGAGCCAGATATTTCAGCAGTTCCGGCTGGTAAATCTCAATATAGCTTACAATCGCCGGGCAGGGCTGGGCGATCAGCATTTCGGGTTTTTTATTTTCAATATGTGCAAGGTATGAATGAACCGTCAGCTCAGCTCCGAAACTGACATCAAAAACAGCGTCAACCCCCAGGGAAGCAAGAAATCCGTTCAGGCGCAGATAGGAATCAGCGAAATTCGCCGCCACGGCGGGTGCAGAGATGGCGACCATCCTGACCTTTCTTTCAAGGTCAGTAAAAAACCGGGGGCTGTCATCAATCAGGCTGCGTGCGCCGTGGGAGCATGCATCAATACAGCTCCCGCAACCGATACAAAGATCGTGGTTGATATCAACATGCTCGCCGCTGCCGTCTATGCAGTATTTGACAGGGCAGACCGAGATACACATATGGCAATTTACGCACTTTTCCGGATCCACCTCTACAACGGGAGTCAGCTTCATCGTTTACCTCATAGCTCTATTGGCATAACTATATTATAGCGAAGTGCTGCACCTGTTGCAAGCTGACAGACTGTTTTACTCTATGGAGATGAAAACCAGAACGGTACGTGAACCGTTACGCAGAGTCCTGCAGGTCCCGTGAGCGACCCCGGGGGACAGATCGATTACAGCTCCCGACGCTCCGCCGTCAGGAGCACCACAGAAGGGACAGGGACCGGAGAAGATCCCCCAGAAACCGGAACAGAAGAAACAGCCATTCTGCAGTGCGGAAGAGAGGGGAATTATAAAACGCCCTCCCCTGGCAGCTTCTTCCGGGCTCAATACAAGCTCGATATCCGCCCTTGAATACCGGGGCCTGAATGCCTGTTCCCGTTTCAAGGGTCGATTCTGGACCGCCTTCCGGCTGCGCCGGGTATCATATTCCCGCCGCTTCTCCGGATCACCCAGGACCTCGTAGGCCTCCCGGGCAGCCCGGAAATCCTCCGACTTTTCAGGACTGCCGGTTATGTCGGGATGACAATCCTTGACCCGTCGCCGGTAGGCATCCCGGATCTCTTGCTGGGATGCCTGAGCCTCCAGACCGAGAGAACTGTAGTGATTCGGTATCCCCGCCATATGGTAAATTTTACCCTTTCATTTCCAATCGTCAAGGGGGTTCTTGCGTCATAATGACCCAGATTCCGGCACACATTCCCCGGGAACTGTCGTCTTTTTGCCCATTCAGTTCCGAACAGGGCTATTCATCATCGAGGAGGCGAACACTATATCTCTTTACACAATAATGACTTAACCATGCTTTCAATACTTGGCACATTTATTGCATATAAATTAATAGAAAGAATAAAACCTGTTAGAGGAGGCAGAATATGGCACTTGTACGATACCGCAATTCCATTGACCCGTGGCGGGAGTTTGAACGACTCAGGGATGAGATCAACGATCTTTTCGATTTTGATCAGACCGGCGGAAACCGCGGCCTTTTTGACCGCCATGTATCCCCGGCGCTGGATGTAATCGAAGGATCCGACAATTTCACCGTAATGTGTGAGCTTCCCGGCATCGAGAAGAAGGACGTCGAACTGTCCATTACCGGCAATGTGCTGACCATCAAGGGAGAGCGTTCCGCGGATAAAGAGAAAAGCAGCGAGAAGGTCTACCGGCAGGAGTCCTGGAGTGGAACTTTTCAGCGGACAATATCCCTGCCCCAGACTGTGGATGCCGACAGGAAGGTCGATGCTGTTCTAGAAAACGGCATTCTGACTCTTACCCTGCCCAAGAAGGAAGAGGCAAAACCCAGGCAGATTTCGATAAAGGTACAATAAAGAGGAGGCGAATTATGGCTGATAAAAATTTACAGAAACGATCGGAAACCAGGCCCACGGTCCGCGCCTGCTGCGATGTTCTTGAAAATGACGGGGAAATCACCCTGAAGCTGGAGATGCCGGGAGTAACAAAGGACGGCCTCAATGTTAACATCGACGGCGATCAGCTGGAGATACGCGGCATGCGGGATGTAAAACGCCCGGAGGGAGGCAACTATCTGATCCATGAAATCCGGGAAGCTGACTTCTATCAGGTATACACCATCGATGAAACCATCGACCGCAACAAGATCGATGCCTCCCTGAAACATGGGATTCTCACCCTCAAGCTGGGCGTAAAGGAATCTCAGAAACCCCGAAAAATCGAAATCGCGGCAAAATAGAATGAAGGGTCCTGAAAAAATAAACCCGCCGGAGACGGCGGGTTTGTTATTCCCCGGGGCAGCGAAAGGATATACGGACCAGTGTGCCCCCGTGATTTTCAAAGGAGAGAATCCCGTCCAGCTGGTTTTCCGCCAGCCCCTTTACCAGCCGAAGACCGAGAGAAGATGCGGAATCAGGATCAAAGCCGGCTGGTAAACCCTTGCCATTATCAGCTATCCGAAGCTCACAGTAATCACCCCTCCTTTCGAACATGACGCTCACTACCCCATGACCATGGGGGAACGCATACTTGAGGGAGTTTGAAACCAGTTCATTCAGGATCAGACCGCAGGGAATCGCCGTATCGATATCCAGTGGTACCTCTTCGATGCGGATATCCGGGGTAATTCCGAATTCTCCCGAAGTCCGGTAGGTTTGAAAAAGGTCTGTCACCAGGGTTGTGGCGTATTCCCGGAAGTCTATTCTATCGAGCTTTTCCGATCGATAGAGCTTCTCGTGAATGAGGGCCATGGCCCGTACCCGGTTCTTGCTTTCCTGCAGGGCCGCCCGGGAATTCTCGTCCTTGAGACTCGAAGACTGCAGTCTCAGAAGGCTGGAGATAACCTGCAGGTTATTTTTAACCCGATGGTGAATCTCCTTGATCAGGATCTCCTTCTCCCTGAGAGCCGCGCTTATCAGCTTTTCCGCATGCTTTCGCTCTTCGATCTCCGCCTGAAGATCCGCAGTCCGCTCCCTGACCTTTTCCTCCAGCATCGCTGCATTGGTGGTAAGTTCCTGGTTTATTCTTCCGATTGTCTGCACCATTCGGTTAAAGGAGCGGGAAAGCCTCCCGAATTCGTCCTGCGAGGAGTTTTGAATCATTGCAGCAGCCTCCGGACCATGCTCCTCAACGTACTCCACAGCCCTGGTCAACCTGGACAGATGACGCGTTACGGACCGGCCCAGTATAATCCAGGAGGCAATTACCGCAAAAACCGATGTTGCCAGAGTTATCAGATATGACTGGTACCGGACAGGATTTATCCTCTCGTAAAGCCGCTTATGAGGAACAGCGACCTGCACCCAGGCCTGCATGCGTCCCAGGTGGTCCGTCGCCGGGAAACTGAGAGTCCACATCGCGGTGTCTCCCTCTCCCATGTTGACCTCTTCAACATAGGGTTCGGTATATCCCGGATCATCAGTACCGGGAAGCCTTATGGCAGACCCGTGACGGTAGGACGAATTGTGAAAAATGACATTTCCCCGGGTATCAGCGACAAGAGCATAATCCAGCAGTTTTTTTTCTGCTACAGCCTCCTCGCACTGAAGATCAAAACCGACAATCTCATCCAGTTTTATTTCGAAGCCCAGGATCCTCTCCAGCTGGATCCTCAGGTTCCGGGCAGTCCCCGTCCCTTCCAGAAGGAGCGCGTCCTGATAGGTTCTTACAAAGAGACGATTCATCAGAACCGAGGAGATCGACAGGGTGAAGATAAGAACAAGCAGGGTAATCAGGACAATTTTAAAGCGTACCCCCCGGGTCAGCCCCAGGATTCGCTTAATCGTTCCAGGCATAGTCGGTACAAATCTCGGATGACAGTAATAGATCACTCGTTAACGAAATACCCAGAGATTTTGCCCGGGCCAGACTGATTACCGGTTCTCCCTTAAGACTGGGACTGACAGGAATATCCGCAGGAGATACACCCCCTGTCAGGATCTCTCTGGCCTTGCGTCCGGCCTCCCGGCCCTGCTCATAACCGGAGATCGTCACCGAGCAGAGGGTTCCGTACTGGATACGATCCTTCCAGTAGGTGAAATCCGGGAGCCTGCTGTTTTCTGCAGTCCAGCGAAGGACATCTATATAGGAAACATTGGAACCATGCTGATCCTTGAAGAGGAAAATTCCCAGAAGACCAATGGCATCGACGGTATCCTGATATTCAAGAATTTTCTGTTTGTACTCCTCGAAGCTGCGGATTACGTCCCAGCGGACAATCTCGATTTTGGGAAGCCGGGTATCGATATCCTGTAATCTCCCCACCACAGGATTCCACATGGGACTCTCATCCGTTACGACGGCGAGTTTTCTGACCTTCGGTTGTATGGACTGGAGCAGCCTTATGGATCCCAGGGCGTGCTCTTCCTCGAGAACACCAGTAGCCCAGGAGCGTATTGATTCGGGTATCTCTTCAGCAGTGGCGTTTATTCCGCTGAAGACCATGGGAATATCCGAACGATGATAGTTCTCCAGCATATAGTCCAGGGCATCATCATCATTCAGGTAAATCAGGTCCGGCTCCCAGTCCGCAATAATCTGCAAGGCACTGCGACCGGCGGCTTCTATTCCCGCCGGAGAACTCTGGCGCTTCGCATCCAGCTCGACAATTCTAATGTCCGCATCCGGAATGGACAGTCCGTCTCTGAACCCGGATAACTGATCGATGTTCCAGGGCCACGCGGCATGGTAGCTCATTATGTGCAGGATTCGAACTCTCTCGCGCTGCTGGGCGGAGACTCCCACAGAAAAGAGCGTCAGGAACAGCAGCATGAGGATAACGGAGAGTCTCCGTGTCCGCTTATTCATCATATCCTCCGTACTTCTGCGGTCCCAGGGACGTCTCAATCGCCTGGATCAGCTCATTCTCATCAAAGGGTTTGGCCACCAGGGAACAGAGAGGAGAAGGCAGCCCGGCCTGTAATCCGGGAAGAGTGTTATTGGCCGTAAGAAAAATTATCGGGACCTGATGTTCCTTATGGATTTCTTCTGCAGCCTCAATTCCTGAGTAGGCATCTTTCAAACTTACGTCCATCAGAATACAGTCCGGTTTTTTCATCTCGCGTATATAATCCACAGCACCGCGGCCGGTATTGATTATGTGGTCGACAGTGTACCCCCGTCGTTCCAGAGTTGTCTTGAGATCCGCTGCAACAATAAACTCGTCTTCCACAATCATCACGTTTTTTCTACACATATAGTAACACTACTATATGATCAAAATATCTATTCTGTCAATTTTTTTCCAGATTCCAGGGATCGAATTATCCCCGGGGATTGAAACTTTTATGCATTATTCCGATACTTGAGCTCCCATATGACAATCCAAGGAGCCCCTGTGACTAAGAACGAGTGCGCCCTGCTGGCCGAAAATACCGCAAAGGTTGTTGTCGGCAAACAGCGCGCCATGGAATTATTGACTGTCGCCCTTATAG
Coding sequences within:
- a CDS encoding response regulator, translating into MCRKNVMIVEDEFIVAADLKTTLERRGYTVDHIINTGRGAVDYIREMKKPDCILMDVSLKDAYSGIEAAEEIHKEHQVPIIFLTANNTLPGLQAGLPSPLCSLVAKPFDENELIQAIETSLGPQKYGGYDE
- a CDS encoding J domain-containing protein, with protein sequence MAGIPNHYSSLGLEAQASQQEIRDAYRRRVKDCHPDITGSPEKSEDFRAAREAYEVLGDPEKRREYDTRRSRKAVQNRPLKREQAFRPRYSRADIELVLSPEEAARGGRFIIPLSSALQNGCFFCSGFWGIFSGPCPFCGAPDGGASGAVIDLSPGVAHGTCRTLRNGSRTVLVFISIE
- the hrpA gene encoding ATP-dependent RNA helicase HrpA yields the protein MTDAQTDPGQLKKLLPHTMGAERYRLSRRLSNAGKDPQRLEEAALGILESVEQRRRRAEGLPAPDYPEELPITARKDEIVAAIQRNQVIILSGETGSGKSTQIPKMCLEAGRGIDGQVGCTQPRRIAALSLASRVAEELGDGEKKWVSSKIRFQESGSDDAYIKFMTDGILLAETQSDRFLNRYDTLIIDEAHERSLNIDLILGILRKLLKKRRDLKLIITSATIDTEKFSAAFDGAPIFEVSGRTYPVEVIYQPQTGESEDLSYVEQAVAAVENICRTSRDGDVLVFMPTEADIRETCDGIEGLGISSLTVLPLFARLTSAAQSRIFATHAGRKVVVATNVAETSITIPGIVYVVDTGLARISTYSPASRTTALPVSPISRSSADQRKGRAGRVRPGVCIRLYPEEDYQSREEFTRPEILRDNLADVILRMVSLRLGDVEDFPFIDKPSTRHLSDGIGILRELGAVTRDRQGGLQLTRHGRLMARLPLDPRFSRMLIEAAEQGILRDAAVIVSVLTIQDPRDRPQGEEDKADSAHRKFHDQESDFVSLLNIWEEYHQVWRQVRSQGRMRKYCSQNYLSYRRMKEWRDIHLQVTSLLKEQGYEIKTPDISRKPEKKGEPSPWYTALHISILTGLLSNIAEKKEKNIYTAARNREAMIFPGSGLFGNGPGWLVAAEMVRTSRLFARTCAGIEPAWLERIATGQCSYSYHGATWAEKQMEVTAVEQVRLYGLLINPGRTVAYGKINPGEASDIFIREGIMEGRYDFRRIHRILPVLEKNRNTLKGILKLEEKLRRRDIYCGDEELFRFYRERIPREVYDFKGLEKYLKESGEGIRKLELSREDIMLYNPDSEILERFPSEAVIDGHRIDLEYVFDPQRPEDGVTALIPERISRDLTTPVFDWLVPGLFEEKVSTLMKGLPKEYRRRLAPVSESAGRVARNIPRNTRERLVVALSRYIQEDFGFLIPESAWDEESLPPHLKMRFTVVDARGRRLTEGRDREVLTSAGPSKHLTGSLDRLKRSWEIEELRIWDFDEIPERVEGDDGLPAFPALTPEGTQVALRLYLSAEEAAGIHPDGVALLVYRSFSDILKTFRHEFMLGKEYQMKVLPFGGLESFNEGVWRSLTMRLFRRSIRSRSEYQEFSEWIKPRLYSELKELYQPVLSVLEEYAQVRECLSRLETREGSRKGVKRFLSVRRKELENLVPREFYRLYDKEELKEVPRFLRALKTRIEKGAVNPAADTEKAFALIPYLSWYRETRDLLKERSGMSYAKRQALKEYRWALEEYKIQLFAQEMGTRIKISPQRLDKRIRTIEEML
- a CDS encoding ABC transporter substrate-binding protein, translating into MNKRTRRLSVILMLLFLTLFSVGVSAQQRERVRILHIMSYHAAWPWNIDQLSGFRDGLSIPDADIRIVELDAKRQSSPAGIEAAGRSALQIIADWEPDLIYLNDDDALDYMLENYHRSDIPMVFSGINATAEEIPESIRSWATGVLEEEHALGSIRLLQSIQPKVRKLAVVTDESPMWNPVVGRLQDIDTRLPKIEIVRWDVIRSFEEYKQKILEYQDTVDAIGLLGIFLFKDQHGSNVSYIDVLRWTAENSRLPDFTYWKDRIQYGTLCSVTISGYEQGREAGRKAREILTGGVSPADIPVSPSLKGEPVISLARAKSLGISLTSDLLLSSEICTDYAWND
- a CDS encoding [Fe-Fe] hydrogenase large subunit C-terminal domain-containing protein codes for the protein MKLTPVVEVDPEKCVNCHMCISVCPVKYCIDGSGEHVDINHDLCIGCGSCIDACSHGARSLIDDSPRFFTDLERKVRMVAISAPAVAANFADSYLRLNGFLASLGVDAVFDVSFGAELTVHSYLAHIENKKPEMLIAQPCPAIVSYIEIYQPELLKYLAPAQSPMLHTIAMIREFYPEYKDHAVAVLSPCIAKKREFEETGMGDYNVTFTGIRAYLDRKKIDLSKYPELDFAGPLPERAVLFSSPGGLMRTVERERPGLVKRIRKIEGPETVYPYFKTLHHALKKGYNPLLVDCLNCSSGCNGGPGTPDRDKIVDEVEYSIQKRMEAARRKYKPTLLKGDKGITRKIRKVVKTYWKSGLYDRGYRDLSSNMQLRYPDAEQLQKIYADMKKTTVKDVLNCAACGYNSCEMMATAILNGLNKAENCHHYQTRMIVESQENTAGISTRLHEEILHSRELINSIEGLMENVRRKFESQHSFILQSSAVIEQMISSIRNTTRKSQEKQNAIVNLVDLARSGRKDMTDTVESIERVVDSIEDIDNLIAVLNDAADNTNILSINAAIEAAHAGAAGRGFAIVASEVRRLSVTSHRNSTTISGTLKDIISEIRNTSSVSQKTGESINEMIHHIQGVADSISEVIMAMDEMSVGGTQVTDSLSELKDMAADMHASQASMDEMLGNMRSVINSINDISERNIDSLRGEGQFRASPRWS
- a CDS encoding histidine kinase dimerization/phosphoacceptor domain -containing protein, with protein sequence MPGTIKRILGLTRGVRFKIVLITLLVLIFTLSISSVLMNRLFVRTYQDALLLEGTGTARNLRIQLERILGFEIKLDEIVGFDLQCEEAVAEKKLLDYALVADTRGNVIFHNSSYRHGSAIRLPGTDDPGYTEPYVEEVNMGEGDTAMWTLSFPATDHLGRMQAWVQVAVPHKRLYERINPVRYQSYLITLATSVFAVIASWIILGRSVTRHLSRLTRAVEYVEEHGPEAAAMIQNSSQDEFGRLSRSFNRMVQTIGRINQELTTNAAMLEEKVRERTADLQAEIEERKHAEKLISAALREKEILIKEIHHRVKNNLQVISSLLRLQSSSLKDENSRAALQESKNRVRAMALIHEKLYRSEKLDRIDFREYATTLVTDLFQTYRTSGEFGITPDIRIEEVPLDIDTAIPCGLILNELVSNSLKYAFPHGHGVVSVMFERRGDYCELRIADNGKGLPAGFDPDSASSLGLRLVKGLAENQLDGILSFENHGGTLVRISFRCPGE
- a CDS encoding Hsp20/alpha crystallin family protein; the encoded protein is MALVRYRNSIDPWREFERLRDEINDLFDFDQTGGNRGLFDRHVSPALDVIEGSDNFTVMCELPGIEKKDVELSITGNVLTIKGERSADKEKSSEKVYRQESWSGTFQRTISLPQTVDADRKVDAVLENGILTLTLPKKEEAKPRQISIKVQ
- a CDS encoding Hsp20/alpha crystallin family protein, whose amino-acid sequence is MADKNLQKRSETRPTVRACCDVLENDGEITLKLEMPGVTKDGLNVNIDGDQLEIRGMRDVKRPEGGNYLIHEIREADFYQVYTIDETIDRNKIDASLKHGILTLKLGVKESQKPRKIEIAAK